Below is a window of Cataglyphis hispanica isolate Lineage 1 chromosome 14, ULB_Chis1_1.0, whole genome shotgun sequence DNA.
TGTTTCTAAAGTTCTCAGTTAGATACATTTGTTTGGtcaattatactatattttttatgattcctttttacgattttaaaaaattttattatttgtttatgacTTGAGTCTTTAgattcaaacaaaaataaaataaaataacttatacaataataaattataacaataaatcatatattaattacaaatcttaCCTTAATGCTCGCAGATGACGTTCCACGAGATTCGCTAGTTTTCTCTGAACTATAATATCGCGCCGTTTATCTTCGACGAGTTCCTCGAGTCGCGACATCACTATAGTAAGCTGACCGCAGGCATGCATCGTGAAAACTGCAGCGAGACCGCATGCACCGACCGTGGTGCTATTTACTACTATGccagaaataaattgtaacgTAAATATGACTTCGTATATTGGACTGAACCTGGTATCAATGATTTTGTTGTAAGATGGGCATGGTAAACGCCCAATTGCTATTGTTTCATTGCCAATAACCACGACCGTAGGTGATATTGCTCTCGTCACGTTATAAGCGAGAACACCACCCTGCATGATCAGCGCACAAGTGCTCGCTATATAGCGACCTATGTTCGCGTTCTTCAGCATCACTTTCCGATCGTCCTCTCTTTTTGCCATACGCCAATCGGTTTCCATGTGCATGATGGATTTACGTATctgtttattttgatataatagcGAGCAGTAATTTATACCACCCATAAGCCAATGACTCGCGGGTCCTatagcttttaattttaaatggatgTCCTTTTCctcaaaaagaatatataatattgaaggTATGACAGTGAAAGCTATCAGGGAGTGACATGTTATTCTcagaatttttgataaaattttctcgatattcGAGCTCGTGGATGATTCAGGCCAAACGCCTATTGACTTTAAGATCCAACGATTTAACTGAAGACTATAATCGATGTCCCGTTTGTGAATGTCTACCTCGGATTTGcgagaaaaatacattgtgCTTAATCCGCGAAAGGCGCGTCAGCTACTGATCTTTACTACTGACTGCGCGTCTCAGCGGCAAGCAGTAGTTACGGCAGCGCCTGCGTcgccatatatttaattttcaggaGATTGAAAAGACATTATACGGTTGATTGATTATGCGAAATCGATACTCGATTTTCCCAGTTTGTTGCATGGAAACTGAGGGTAATATGCGGTACAAGAGTAATAGAGGTAGAAAACGATTGAATAAGtgctatcaaatattaattacgtaaATGTTACGTTAAACACGATGAATTGTTTATTCGCATAATGATCTTTCTCGttaaagaatatgtattttctcttgtatatttttaattatttatataataggcACGTGTCTTATTCGAATCTCCTCGTTTCAGGTATAGCAGATAAGAAtacttagaataaaattaatggttTAATTGACCACAAATAAACTCTGTGGACtgtttttaatgacaaatattatatggaacatataatatatttttatcaccgTCTagcttctaataaaatattaaaatattgaaatttatggatatataattaacggaATTGTAACAGAATCTTCTTTATGAAAAAGTTTGCATGTTTTGAGAGACAGGACATTGTACTAATCGATAATCACTACTTGTTGCACCGCCATTTGCAACTGTAGACATATATTAGGTGCAAGCGAGAAAGTTAATAAGTCATAGCAtcttaaaaatgcatttttaaatacataatatgcaACACTTTTTATTTCCTAATTTCCTAATTTTcgaagcaaaatatttattatgcattaaatattgaaatttacattttagtatacaatatttttacatggtTAAAGTTCTAAGCATATTCAAGTATGCCACAGATGTTTTAATTACCTGGAAGATAAttcatttgaattttattcagtTAAAAAGTGACGTATAAGCACTCTTCGTAACACTTACATCACCGAAAGTTGCGATTgacatatgaaatatttttccaccAGTGATTTTGATAACTATGCTTGATCGTATAAGAACTAAAATTAGACCGAGCACAGTTTTACGCGGCAATTGATaccaatttatcatataagcTGCCTCACCCACTTTTTTACACTGttgtaaaattaagttttttgaaaattaaaattttgacaatattttcattttattatattatttattaagtaaaaaaacgATGAAAGAAACATGATAATATGAATGTAATTACCTGTTCCGTAACGAGTTCACCGATGTAGCAAAAAATGAAGATGTTAAACATCAtcgacataaaaataattaaatacgttattaaagtatttgtaTCTTCCTCGTGCCATCCCTGAAACATACAatgtttgcaatttaataGAATCTGAAAAAGTAATAAGCATTTCTCTTCGTCACATATTCATTTTTCCATGTGTTTGAACATACCGAAATAGTGTAATATCCAAGCATACATAAGTTGAATGTACATCCGACTAATTCCACAAAACAAATTTGACGCATAATTATTTCCATGCGCGAAATAAACCTGATATTGATACACTagcagtaattatatatacacacatttaaaaaaaaaaaattaaatatttatatccaaattagtttttagatttttcaagatttttgaaattccTGAAATCGcagttttttgtatatatttgaaagttataaatatatatatatatatatatatatatatatatatatatatataataatcaattataagtGTTACCTTAATGTCCGCAAATGATGTTCGACGAGATTCGCCAGTTTTTTTGTAACTACAATTTCGTGCCGTTTTCCTTCGACTAGTTCCTCGAGTCTCAACATCACTATGTTAAGCTGACCACAGGCGTGCATCGTAAAAACTGCAGCGAGACCACACGCACCGACCGTGGTGCTATTTACTATTATGccagaaataaattgtaacgTAAATAGGATTTCGTAGATCGGACTGAATCTGGTATCCACGATTTTGTTGTAAGACGGTAATGGTAAGCGACCAATTGTTATTGTTTCATTGCCGATAACCATGATCAGAGGTGATAATCCTTTCGCCACGTTATTACCGAGAACACCACCTTGCATGATCAATGCACAAACCACTGCTATAATGCGACCGACTCTCGCATTTCTCAGCATCACTTCCCGATCGTCGTCTCTGTTCACCATACGCCAATCGGTTTCCATGTGCACGATGGATTTacgtatttgtttattttgatataataggGAGGAATAATTCATACCGCCCATGAGCCAATGACTCGTGGGTCCTATAGCTTGTAGTTTCAAACGAAAGTCTTTCTCTTCAAAAAGTATATACAAGATAGACGGTATGACAGTGAGAGCTATTAAGGAGTAACATactattcttataatttttgataaaatcttttcgATAATCGAACTTGTAGGTGATTCGGGCCAAATGCCTATCGACTTTAAAATCCAACGATTTAATTGGAGActataattgttatttcgtTTATAAACATCTTCCTTGGATTTGTGAGACAAACGCATTGTGTTTAATTCGCGAAAGGCGCGTCAGATACTGATCTTTACTACTGACAATGCATTTCAATATCAGTAGTTACTGCAGCGCCTGCGCGGCCATATAGTTTGTTTCTTAGGGGATAGAAAAGATAGCTAACGATTAACTGGTTGTGCGAAATTAATACTTGCAGTTTTTCAGTTCATTGTATGAAACGGAAGATAATATGCGGTTATATATCAATGGGGTGTAACTTCCCTTCCAGGATAAAGACAGTCAAGCAATCAGGTATGTTATGTATTGTAGGGTACATTTTATAGTTATTGTCTGttagaagaggaagaaagagaatattctTCTTCCtgatttcatatatgtattgctATTCGTGTATTATATGCGTAaggcttttctttttttaaaaagaatgttttttttttctttaaaatattatatattataatatgtacataatataatataatatgcacatataaaaactttacattgtctatatatagaatatattgtaaaataactcTATTTTGTTACGCAGAATTTACGTAGTTAAAGTTCGAAGCATATTTAGATATGCAACTGATGTTTTAATAACCtggaatgtttaatatatacaataattaatttatattttcatagattttacaaatattatattttatataaatttctattatatattatctgttGCATATTTGTagcatgtaaaattttataaatttaatcagttttatttatagaaatcgtATGTAATGACTTACAACACCAAAAGTTGGAATAgacatgtgaaatatttttccagcCGTCATTTTGATTACAATTCTTgatcgcaaaattattaaaattagaccaGGGGCAGTCTTATGTGGCAAATAATACCAGTTAGTCATATAAGCTGCCTCACCGACTTTTTTGCACTATCGCAAAAGTTGAATCAATGACGAATcaagaattgaaatattttaattatagacgAATTAATGAGaactttgatataaaaatgcttATTTTACCTGATCCGCTACAACTTCACCAATGaagcaaaatatgaaaatattgaacatCATCGACGTGAGTATCatgatatatgttattatagtaTTCGTACTTTCTTCATACCATTCCTGAAGATATGCAAATTGATTagcatttaaaatcaaaatagaaaaatggaTATGTGCAATTTGtcatagatttttctttttcaaatttttatagcgTACCGTAATGGTGTAATATCCTagcatacataaattaaatgtacatccaattaattctacaaaatatatctgtcGCAGAATTATCTCCATGCGTGAAAGAAATCTGCAATTGATACATTTACAATAGCTGGCAAAAgactcttaatatttttaatattttttaactctaaaatattttattttctgcaaatatatataatataaaatgttatgttTGCAAAAAATGCAGTAAAGTAATATCTTCAATatcttatagtttttaatacttttataattatcaaaaactgCATTTTGTACAAAACCAATTTTAAACGCGCAAGCGAGATCATCTGTcagtaaaaattcaaatataacaatatttattgatttgtatataattttgatgattcTTTTATCTTACTTCAATGCTCGCAAATGATGCTCCACAATATTTGCCAGTCTTAAATGCAAGAGCTCTTGTTTTTCACTGACGAGTTCTTCGAGACGCAACATTACTACATTAAGCTGGCCGGAACCGTGCATCGCGAAAACAGCGGCGAGACCACATGCACTAATCGTGATATTATTCACCACGATAGTGGAGAGACATTGCAGCGCCAGTACGACTTCGTATATCGGGCTGATTCTAGTATCcacaattttattgaaagacGCACATGGTAAGCGACCTGTTGTAATCGTCTCGTTGCCGACGATCACGACTATCCGTGACATTCCTCTCGCTAAGTTGTAACAAACAACAACACCCTACATGATCAGCGCGCAAACGCCCGCTATAACGCGACCTATTCTCGCGTTTTTCAGCATCACTTCCCGATCATGCTCTCTCTTCGCCATACGCCAATCGGTCTCCATATGTTTGACAGATTTCTGTATCCGATCGCTATGATGCAAAAGCGAGCAGTAATTGATACCGCCCATGAGACAGTGACTCGTAGGCCCTATAGCCTTGAGTTTTAGGCGGATATCATTCTCCtcgaaaagaatatatagtaTAGAAGGTACTACAGCGAAAGCTATTAAAGAATGACACGTGAAttgcagaatttttataaaaatatttttgatcgaGTTTGTCGATAATTCTGGCCAAGCTCCTATTGATTTCAAGAACCAACGATTCAATTGAAGACTGTAATCGTTatcttttctgtaaatttcCACGACAGACTTGCTAGAGATATTCTTCATGGTTAACTCGCGGAAGACGCACTACTACTGATCACTATTActtattgcatttttcaagGAAGCATATCAGCGCTTGCGCGGATATACATCGAACAGGgcgaaaaaaattactgaACCATCTGTCTAATAATGAGAGATAGAATACATACAATCGATACTTACAGTCTCTTCAAACTTGTCCGACAAAATTGTTCTTAAcacaatattagatatatttataaatggtatgttttgtatatgtatttcattacaatgttataattgaaaaatatacacatattaaacattttttattttaaaattataatgagataaaatatgaaataaatatatcgtgcGATGATAGATTGATTATTGATAGGTGAGAAACATGTTTCTTGATATAATGagaattgatataaaagtattatgaattacattaaataatgtaaataataaatgctggACGATATATTAGTGTTTT
It encodes the following:
- the LOC126854652 gene encoding odorant receptor 4-like, which codes for MRLSHKSKEDVYKRNNNYSLQLNRWILKSIGIWPESPTSSIIEKILSKIIRIVCYSLIALTVIPSILYILFEEKDFRLKLQAIGPTSHWLMGGMNYSSLLYQNKQIRKSIVHMETDWRMVNRDDDREVMLRNARVGRIIAVVCALIMQGGVLGNNVAKGLSPLIMVIGNETITIGRLPLPSYNKIVDTRFSPIYEILFTLQFISGIIVNSTTVGACGLAAVFTMHACGQLNIVMLRLEELVEGKRHEIVVTKKLANLVEHHLRTLRFISRMEIIMRQICFVELVGCTFNLCMLGYYTISGWHEEDTNTLITYLIIFMSMMFNIFIFCYIGELVTEQCKKVGEAAYMINWYQLPRKTVLGLILVLIRSSIVIKITGGKIFHMSIATFGDVIKTSVAYLNMLRTLTM